A section of the Mangifera indica cultivar Alphonso chromosome 12, CATAS_Mindica_2.1, whole genome shotgun sequence genome encodes:
- the LOC123192605 gene encoding uncharacterized protein LOC123192605, whose amino-acid sequence MGIKLLNLQMIPWCLHFLGNPISCLQLQSEQSSGRTIKLIKSDGLVKIYDHPIHVSELMMEFPKHLVCRSDSFYIGQKIPALSGSDQLQLGHKYFLLPKHCFQSVLSFLTIASFASPQAQSSSAKSRNAFLKKAASCQPFDIQKSPSGCGRIRVSDEFISQLMEEGIIKEEDEEEETFKSKICTTAQLQKDYTQLVGSSRQWKPKLETIKEKEKRRLSSFGIKRRKKSQSKGNHLHLHHHHNITSTKPPLKSKIKIKSRKGW is encoded by the coding sequence ATGGGCATCAAGCTTTTGAATCTCCAGATGATTCCATGGTGTTTACACTTTTTGGGTAATCCCATTTCTTGTTTACAGCTGCAGTCTGAGCAGTCGAGTGGCCGGACGATAAAGCTGATAAAATCTGATGGCTTGGTCAAGATCTACGACCACCCTATCCATGTTTCGGAGCTCATGATGGAGTTTCCGAAGCATCTCGTATGTCGTTCTGATTCGTTTTATATCGGACAAAAGATCCCCGCCCTGTCGGGATCTGATCAGCTTCAGCTCGGCCACAAGTATTTTCTTCTCCCTAAACATTGCTTTCAATCTGTTCTTTCCTTCCTCACCATCGCTTCTTTTGCATCGCCGCAAGCGCAGTCGTCTTCGGCAAAGTCGAGAAACGCGTTTCTGAAGAAGGCGGCGTCGTGCCAGCCGTTTGATATACAAAAATCTCCTTCTGGGTGTGGGAGAATACGCGTTTCTGATGAGTTTATATCGCAATTGATGGAGGAAGGAATAATCAAAgaggaagacgaagaagaagagacttttaagagtaaaatatgcACGACGGCGCAGTTGCAGAAAGATTACACACAGCTGGTGGGTTCTTCACGGCAGTGGAAGCCGAAGCTGGAGAcgataaaagagaaagaaaagagaagactGTCATCGTTTGGaataaagagaagaaagaaatctCAATCAAAGGGaaaccatcttcatcttcatcatcatcataacaTAACTTCAACGAAACCTCCATTGAAATCCAAGATTAAGATTAAATCAAGAAAGGGCTGGTAG
- the LOC123192882 gene encoding pentatricopeptide repeat-containing protein At5g16860 isoform X2 — translation MLHHLFHVKLKASFAIDPFTIIKYLSSTTPFITSCLLKQCKSLTQTCLIHQQVVVQNFTHICTSHLIGAYIFHNSPSHALSLLIRISPSTSSVYWWNVLIRRAVNLRLLDNALHLFLLMVRLGWHPDQYTFPFVLKAYVAMYARCGALDYAQQMFNEMDQRNINDRVSWNTIVAAYMQSGNVETGFLLFNRMTYDAKVQMDAFSLVNVLPACASIGAWLRGKQVHGYAMRNGLFEDVFVGNALVDMYAKCGMMEEAKKVFERMKVKDVVSWNAMVTGYSQIGSFEDALGLFEKMMKEKIQLNVVTWSAVISGYAQRGHGYKALDVFRQMQSCGSKPNIITLMSLLSGCASVGALLHGKEVHCYAIKCFLSLDLSNSGDDLVIINALIDMYAKCKKLNVAHAMFDTIAPTERNVVTWTAIIAGYSQHGEANDALGLFAQMVLHDRFVKPNAFTLSCVLMACAHLAALRFGKEIHTFVLRNQYESNMLFVDNSLLDMYSKSGDINAARVVFDNMPQRNAVSWTSLMSGYGMHGHGDEVLYLFDEMKEGGPVPDGIAFLVVLYACSHSGMVDEGLNYFYGMSKEYGISPGPEHFACIVDLLGRAGRLDEAMKLIKDMPMEPSPVIWVALLNGCRIHANIELGEYAANQLLELESENDGSYTLLSNIYANAGRWKDVARIRSLMKHTGIKKRPGCSWVQGKKGTATFFVGDRTHPQSQQIYEILADLIQRIKAMGYIPETSFALHDVNDEEKGDLLFEHSEKLALAYAILTTAPGAPLRITKNLRICGDCHTAITYISMIIEHEIILRDSSRFHHFKNGSCSCRGYW, via the exons ATGCTACACCATCTTTTCCATGTTAAGCTTAAGGCATCATTTGCCATCGACCCCTTTACCATCATTAAATACCTCTCCTCCACAACGCCTTTTATCACATCTTGTCTGCTAAAACAATGCAAATCCTTAACCCAAACCTGCCTCATCCATCAGCAGGTGGTAGTCCAAAACTTTACCCACATCTGTACTTCCCACCTCATTGGTGCTTACATTTTCCACAACTCTCCTTCCCATGCTCTATCCCTTCTGATACGCATTTCACCCTCAACGTCCTCTGTCTACTGGTGGAATGTTTTAATCCGTCGTGCTGTTAACCTTAGGCTACTTGACAATGCACTCCATCTTTTCCTCCTTATGGTGAGGCTTGGATGGCATCCTGATCAGTACACTTTCCCTTTTGTCCTGAAGGCCTACG TGGCTATGTACGCCCGATGTGGGGCCTTGGACTATGCACAACAGATGTTTAATGAGATGGATCAAAGAAATATTAATGATCGTGTTTCATGGAATACAATTGTAGCGGCTTACATGCAAAGCGGCAATGTAGAAACTgggtttttgttgtttaatagaATGACTTATGATGCGAAAGTCCAGATGGATGCTTTTAGTCTAGTCAATGTGCTTCCTGCATGTGCATCCATTGGTGCATGGTTGAGGGGTAAGCAAGTGCACGGTTATGCAATGAGGAATGGATTGTTTGAGGATGTGTTTGTGGGAAATgcattggtggatatgtatgcaaaatgtggAATGATGGAGGAGGCGAAGAAGGTTTTTGAGAGGATGAAGGTGAAGGATGTGGTTTCTTGGAATGCCATGGTTACTGGGTATTCTCAAATTGGTAGCTTTGAAGATGCTCTTGGGTTGTTTGAGAAGATGATGAAGGAGAAGATACAATTAAATGTTGTGACATGGAGTGCTGTAATTTCAGGATATGCACAGAGGGGGCATGGTTACAAAGCCTTAGACGTATTTAGACAAATGCAGTCTTGTGGGTCAAAGCCAAATATTATTACTCTTATGTCACTTCTTTCAGGTTGTGCTTCAGTTGGAGCATTGCTTCATGGGAAGGAGGTACATTGTTATGCTATCAAATGTTTTTTGAGTTTAGATCTAAGCAATTCAGGAGATGATCTTGTGATAATTAATGCTCTGATTGACATGTATGCTAAGTGTAAGAAACTCAATGTGGCACATGCAATGTTTGATACAATTGCACCAACAGAAAGGAATGTAGTGACTTGGACGGCCATAATCGCTGGTTATTCTCAACATGGGGAAGCCAATGATGCACTAGGACTTTTTGCTCAAATGGTACTGCATGATAGATTTGTAAAGCCAAATGCTTTTACTTTATCTTGTGTTCTGATGGCTTGTGCTCATTTGGCTGCACTGAGGTTTGGTAAAGAAATTCACACTTTTGTTTTACGGAACCAGTATGAATCAAATATGCTATTTGTTGATAACAGCCTGCTGGATATGTATTCAAAATCAGGAGATATTAATGCTGCTAGAGTTGTATTTGATAACATGCCACAAAGAAATGCTGTTTCATGGACATCCTTGATGTCAGGTTATGGTATGCATGGGCATGGAGATGAAGTTCTCTACCTTTTTGATGAGATGAAAGAAGGAGGTCCGGTGCCTGATGGCATAGCGTTCCTTGTGGTGCTTTATGCTTGTAGCCACTCAGGAATGGTTGATGAAGGATTAAATTATTTCTATGGCATGAGTAAGGAATATGGTATTAGCCCAGGGCCAGAACACTTTGCTTGCATCGTTGACTTATTGGGTCGTGCTGGTCGTTTGGATGAAGCTATGAAACTTATAAAAGATATGCCCATGGAACCAAGCCCTGTAATTTGGGTGGCACTGCTTAATGGTTGCAGGATCCATGCTAACATAGAACTTGGGGAATATGCTGCAAATCAATTGCTAGAATTGGAGTCAGAGAATGATGGCTCATATACGTTGCTCTCAAACATCTATGCAAATGCTGGGCGTTGGAAAGATGTTGCCAGGATTAGATCTTTGATGAAACATACTGGGATTAAGAAGAGGCCTGGTTGCAGCTGGGTACAGGGAAAGAAAGGCACTGCAACCTTCTTTGTAGGTGACCGGACGCATCCACAGTCTCAACAAATATATGAAATCCTTGCAGACCTGATTCAACGCATTAAAGCCATGGGTTATATCCCAGAGACAAGCTTTGCACTCCATGATGTGAATGATGAAGAAAAAGGTGATCTTCTTTTTGAACATAGTGAGAAATTGGCTCTTGCATATGCAATCCTAACTACAGCTCCCGGGGCACCTCTCCGGATCACTAAGAATTTACGCATCTGTGGTGATTGCCACACTGCAATAACATACATATCCATGATTATTGAACATGAAATTATTTTGAGAGACTCAAGCCGCTTCCACCACTTCAAGAACGGATCTTGCTCCTGCAGAGGCTATTGGTGA
- the LOC123192882 gene encoding pentatricopeptide repeat-containing protein At5g16860 isoform X1 yields MLHHLFHVKLKASFAIDPFTIIKYLSSTTPFITSCLLKQCKSLTQTCLIHQQVVVQNFTHICTSHLIGAYIFHNSPSHALSLLIRISPSTSSVYWWNVLIRRAVNLRLLDNALHLFLLMVRLGWHPDQYTFPFVLKAYGELNYFCSGSSVHALICTSGFDSNVFVCNALVAMYARCGALDYAQQMFNEMDQRNINDRVSWNTIVAAYMQSGNVETGFLLFNRMTYDAKVQMDAFSLVNVLPACASIGAWLRGKQVHGYAMRNGLFEDVFVGNALVDMYAKCGMMEEAKKVFERMKVKDVVSWNAMVTGYSQIGSFEDALGLFEKMMKEKIQLNVVTWSAVISGYAQRGHGYKALDVFRQMQSCGSKPNIITLMSLLSGCASVGALLHGKEVHCYAIKCFLSLDLSNSGDDLVIINALIDMYAKCKKLNVAHAMFDTIAPTERNVVTWTAIIAGYSQHGEANDALGLFAQMVLHDRFVKPNAFTLSCVLMACAHLAALRFGKEIHTFVLRNQYESNMLFVDNSLLDMYSKSGDINAARVVFDNMPQRNAVSWTSLMSGYGMHGHGDEVLYLFDEMKEGGPVPDGIAFLVVLYACSHSGMVDEGLNYFYGMSKEYGISPGPEHFACIVDLLGRAGRLDEAMKLIKDMPMEPSPVIWVALLNGCRIHANIELGEYAANQLLELESENDGSYTLLSNIYANAGRWKDVARIRSLMKHTGIKKRPGCSWVQGKKGTATFFVGDRTHPQSQQIYEILADLIQRIKAMGYIPETSFALHDVNDEEKGDLLFEHSEKLALAYAILTTAPGAPLRITKNLRICGDCHTAITYISMIIEHEIILRDSSRFHHFKNGSCSCRGYW; encoded by the coding sequence ATGCTACACCATCTTTTCCATGTTAAGCTTAAGGCATCATTTGCCATCGACCCCTTTACCATCATTAAATACCTCTCCTCCACAACGCCTTTTATCACATCTTGTCTGCTAAAACAATGCAAATCCTTAACCCAAACCTGCCTCATCCATCAGCAGGTGGTAGTCCAAAACTTTACCCACATCTGTACTTCCCACCTCATTGGTGCTTACATTTTCCACAACTCTCCTTCCCATGCTCTATCCCTTCTGATACGCATTTCACCCTCAACGTCCTCTGTCTACTGGTGGAATGTTTTAATCCGTCGTGCTGTTAACCTTAGGCTACTTGACAATGCACTCCATCTTTTCCTCCTTATGGTGAGGCTTGGATGGCATCCTGATCAGTACACTTTCCCTTTTGTCCTGAAGGCCTACGGTGAGCTCAACTATTTTTGTAGTGGCTCTTCCGTTCATGCTCTGATTTGCACAAGTGGGTTTGATTCAAATGTCTTTGTTTGCAATGCACTAGTGGCTATGTACGCCCGATGTGGGGCCTTGGACTATGCACAACAGATGTTTAATGAGATGGATCAAAGAAATATTAATGATCGTGTTTCATGGAATACAATTGTAGCGGCTTACATGCAAAGCGGCAATGTAGAAACTgggtttttgttgtttaatagaATGACTTATGATGCGAAAGTCCAGATGGATGCTTTTAGTCTAGTCAATGTGCTTCCTGCATGTGCATCCATTGGTGCATGGTTGAGGGGTAAGCAAGTGCACGGTTATGCAATGAGGAATGGATTGTTTGAGGATGTGTTTGTGGGAAATgcattggtggatatgtatgcaaaatgtggAATGATGGAGGAGGCGAAGAAGGTTTTTGAGAGGATGAAGGTGAAGGATGTGGTTTCTTGGAATGCCATGGTTACTGGGTATTCTCAAATTGGTAGCTTTGAAGATGCTCTTGGGTTGTTTGAGAAGATGATGAAGGAGAAGATACAATTAAATGTTGTGACATGGAGTGCTGTAATTTCAGGATATGCACAGAGGGGGCATGGTTACAAAGCCTTAGACGTATTTAGACAAATGCAGTCTTGTGGGTCAAAGCCAAATATTATTACTCTTATGTCACTTCTTTCAGGTTGTGCTTCAGTTGGAGCATTGCTTCATGGGAAGGAGGTACATTGTTATGCTATCAAATGTTTTTTGAGTTTAGATCTAAGCAATTCAGGAGATGATCTTGTGATAATTAATGCTCTGATTGACATGTATGCTAAGTGTAAGAAACTCAATGTGGCACATGCAATGTTTGATACAATTGCACCAACAGAAAGGAATGTAGTGACTTGGACGGCCATAATCGCTGGTTATTCTCAACATGGGGAAGCCAATGATGCACTAGGACTTTTTGCTCAAATGGTACTGCATGATAGATTTGTAAAGCCAAATGCTTTTACTTTATCTTGTGTTCTGATGGCTTGTGCTCATTTGGCTGCACTGAGGTTTGGTAAAGAAATTCACACTTTTGTTTTACGGAACCAGTATGAATCAAATATGCTATTTGTTGATAACAGCCTGCTGGATATGTATTCAAAATCAGGAGATATTAATGCTGCTAGAGTTGTATTTGATAACATGCCACAAAGAAATGCTGTTTCATGGACATCCTTGATGTCAGGTTATGGTATGCATGGGCATGGAGATGAAGTTCTCTACCTTTTTGATGAGATGAAAGAAGGAGGTCCGGTGCCTGATGGCATAGCGTTCCTTGTGGTGCTTTATGCTTGTAGCCACTCAGGAATGGTTGATGAAGGATTAAATTATTTCTATGGCATGAGTAAGGAATATGGTATTAGCCCAGGGCCAGAACACTTTGCTTGCATCGTTGACTTATTGGGTCGTGCTGGTCGTTTGGATGAAGCTATGAAACTTATAAAAGATATGCCCATGGAACCAAGCCCTGTAATTTGGGTGGCACTGCTTAATGGTTGCAGGATCCATGCTAACATAGAACTTGGGGAATATGCTGCAAATCAATTGCTAGAATTGGAGTCAGAGAATGATGGCTCATATACGTTGCTCTCAAACATCTATGCAAATGCTGGGCGTTGGAAAGATGTTGCCAGGATTAGATCTTTGATGAAACATACTGGGATTAAGAAGAGGCCTGGTTGCAGCTGGGTACAGGGAAAGAAAGGCACTGCAACCTTCTTTGTAGGTGACCGGACGCATCCACAGTCTCAACAAATATATGAAATCCTTGCAGACCTGATTCAACGCATTAAAGCCATGGGTTATATCCCAGAGACAAGCTTTGCACTCCATGATGTGAATGATGAAGAAAAAGGTGATCTTCTTTTTGAACATAGTGAGAAATTGGCTCTTGCATATGCAATCCTAACTACAGCTCCCGGGGCACCTCTCCGGATCACTAAGAATTTACGCATCTGTGGTGATTGCCACACTGCAATAACATACATATCCATGATTATTGAACATGAAATTATTTTGAGAGACTCAAGCCGCTTCCACCACTTCAAGAACGGATCTTGCTCCTGCAGAGGCTATTGGTGA
- the LOC123192885 gene encoding TVP38/TMEM64 family membrane protein slr0305, with protein MAKGWKIGLIVAVVAVLRQLSKQYGWDKDSIIKFLGEWSDQLGVWAMPAFVGLHTLTIALCLPYAVFFEAAASLLFGFFPAVLCVFSAKLLGASLSFLIGRIIFRSSKSAMNWAQSNKYFRILSKGVERDGWKFVLLARFSPMPSYVINYALAATKVGFLVDFLLPTVIGCLPMILQNTSIGSLAGAAVASASGSKKSQVWSYLFPLLGIVSSIAISLRIKKYSTDIAVTESSSNQGPDTKRNVDSSHSSEGGKRKGAKNSQ; from the exons ATGGCGAAAGGGTGGAAAATAGGATTGATAGTGGCCGTAGTAGCAGTATTAAGGCAACTAAGCAAGCAATACGGATGGGACAAGGATTCCATAATCAAATTTCTGGGTGAGTGGTCCGATCAACTCGGCGTTTGGGCGATGCCTGCTTTTGTTGGACTTCACACTCTCACCATTGCCCTTTGTTTGCCTTACGCCGTATTCTTTGAGGCCGCTGCTTCTCTTCTTTTCGGGTTCTTCCCCGCTGTGCTTTGTGTCTTTTCAGCTAAGCTTCTCGGAGCTTCTCTCTCCTTCTTGATTGGCag GATAATTTTCAGGAGTTCAAAATCAGCAATGAATTGGGCTCAGAGTAACAAGTACTTCCGTATCCTTTCAAAAGGAGTTGAACGAGATGGTTGGAAATTTGTCCTTCTTGCACGGTTCTCGCCCATGCCCTCATATGTCATAAACTATGCCTTAGCTGCCACCAAAGTTGGTTTCCTGGTGGATTTTTTGCTCCCCACTGTTATTGGTTGTCTGCCAATGATCTTACAGAACACATCTATTGGCAGCCTTGCTGGTGCTGCTGTGGCTTCAGCATCTGGCTCAAAAAAATCTCAGGTTTGGTCTTACCTCTTTCCCCTACTTGGGATTGTATCGAGCATAGCAATTTCTTTGCGGATCAAAAAGTACTCTACTGATATTGCAGTAACCGAATCTTCTAGTAATCAAGGTCCTGACACCAAAAGAAATGTAGACTCTTCTCATTCCTCCGAAGGTGGAAAAAGAAAGGGTGCGAAAAATAGCCAATAa
- the LOC123193699 gene encoding respiratory burst oxidase homolog protein D-like: MRTEDGKGAYSENNSDTESISSDRTAFSGPLGAAIHNNKRASKKSARFNLSPEIINASNPEASSSNPAAEDENYVEITLDIHNDSVAVHSVHHASGGAALHEDPELSLLAKKTLEKKSSSVRSSLFRSTSSHLRQVSQELKRLTSFTKRSSRRFDRTKSAAQRALKGLKFITAKTGASGNGWPAVEKRFDDLTASTNGMLQSPMFGECIGMNSKEFAGELFKALARKHNITGDSITKAQLKLFWDQISNESFDSRLQTFFDMVDKDHDGRITEEEVKEIITLSASANKLSNVQKQAEEYAALIMEELDPDNAGYIMVHNLETLLLQAPNQSVSVGDSRILSQLLSQKLQPTQENNIVTRNYEQMKYFFIDNWQRIWIMMLWLGICSGLFAYKFIQYRRRAAYDVMGYCVCVAKGGAETLKFNMALILLPVCRNTITWVRNKTKLGLVVPFDDNLNFHKVIAVGVAIGVILHAGAHLTCDFPRILHASEEKYEPLEKFFGDQPTSYWWFVKGVEGITGVIMVVLMAIAFTLATPWFRRNKLNLPKPLKKLTGFNAFWYSHHLFVIVYTLLIVHGIRLYLNRTWYHKTTWMYLAVPVLLYGCERLIRAFRSSIKPVKFLKVAVYPGNVLALHMSKPHGFRYKSGQYMFVNCAAVSPFEWHPFSITSAPGDDYLSVHIRTVGDWTRQLRTVFSQVCQPPPAGKSGLLRADFMQGGSNPSFPKILIDGPYGAPAQDYKQYDVLLLVGLGIGATPMISIVKDIIKNLHSDEDLDVESGRSWHSKESFKTQKAYFYWVTREQGSFDWFKGIMNEVAEMDEKHVIELHNYCTSVYEEGDARSALIAMLQSLQHAKNGVDVVSGTRVKSHFAKPNWRQVYKSIALHHPDSRIGVFYCGPPALTKELKHLASDFSHKTSTKFDFHKENF; the protein is encoded by the exons ATGAGAACAGAGGACGGGAAAGGCGCGTATTCGGAGAACAATTCCGATACCGAGAGCATTTCCAGTGACAGAACCGCTTTCAGTGGCCCTCTTGGCGCAGCTATTCACAACAACAAACGAGCGTCGAAGAAAAGCGCGAGGTTCAATCTTTCTCCAGAGATAATAAACGCTTCAAATCCAGAAGCTTCCAGCAGTAATCCTGCTGCTGAAGATGAAAACTACGTTGAGATTACTCTCGACATTCACAACGATTCGGTTGCAGTGCATAGCGTGCACCATGCTAGCGGCGGAGCAGCTCTGCACGAGGATCCGGAGCTGTCTTTGTTGGCGAAGAAGACGTTGGAAAAAAAATCGTCTTCTGTTCGTTCTTCCTTGTTTCGCAGTACGTCGTCGCATCTTAGACAGGTTTCACAGGAGCTAAAACGCCTCACTTCGTTTACTAAACGATCCAGCAGGCGGTTTGATCGCACAAAATCAGCTGCTCAACGCGCCTTAAAAGGCCTCAAGTTCATCACTGCCAAAACTGGAGCTTCCGGAAATGGATGGCCGGCCGTCGAGAAGCGATTCGACGACCTCACCGCCTCCACAAACGGCATGCTTCAGAGCCCCATGTTCGGCGAGTGTATAG GCATGAATTCGAAGGAGTTTGCAGGAGAATTATTTAAGGCGCTGGCGAGGAAGCATAATATAACTGGGGATTCCATTACAAAGGCACAACTAAAACTCTTTTGGGATCAAATTTCTAATGAAAGCTTTGATTCCAGGCTGCAGACTTTCTTTGACat GGTTGATAAGGATCATGATGGAAGAATCACAGAAGAAGAAGTCAAAGAG aTCATAACTCTTAGTGCTTCTGCAAACAAGCTGTCAAATGTTCAGAAGCAAGCAGAGGAATATGCAGCTTTGATTATGGAAGAATTAGACCCTGATAATGCTGGATacattatg GTTCATAACCTGGAAACACTGCTCTTGCAAGCACCAAATCAATCTGTGAGTGTTGGAGATAGTAGAATTCTGAGTCAATTACTGAGCCAGAAGTTGCAGCCTACACAAGAAAACAACATTGTGACAAGAAATTATGAGCAAATGAAGtacttttttattgataattggCAAAGAATCTGGATTATGATGCTGTGGCTGGGGATTTGTTCGGGTTTATTTGCATATAAGTTCATTCAATATCGACGCAGAGCTGCATACGATGTGATGGGGTACTGTGTTTGCGTGGCCAAAGGAGGAGCGGAAACACTAAAATTCAACATGGCTTTGATACTGCTACCAGTTTGCCGCAACACCATAACTTGGGTTAGAAACAAGACTAAATTAGGCCTGGTGGTCCCCTTTGATGacaatttgaattttcataaG GTGATTGCTGTTGGAGTTGCAATTGGAGTAATTCTTCACGCTGGAGCTCATTTGACTTGTGATTTTCCAAGGATTCTTCATGCATCAGAAGAGAAATATGAGCCTTTGGAGAAATTTTTTGGGGATCAACCAACAAGTTATTGGTGGTTTGTTAAGGGAGTTGAAGGGATAACAGGAGTTATAATGGTGGTGTTGATGGCCATAGCTTTTACCCTCGCCACCCCTTGGTTTCGACGCAACAAGCTCAACCTccctaaacccctaaaaaaACTCACCGGTTTCAATGCTTTCTGGTACTCGCACCATCTCTTCGTCATCGTTTACACTCTCCTTATCGTTCACGGAATTCGTCTCTATCTCAATAGAACATGGTATCACAAAACA ACATGGATGTATCTGGCCGTGCCGGTTCTTCTTTATGGCTGTGAGAGGCTGATTAGAGCTTTTAGATCAAGCATAAAGCCAGTTAAGTTTCTAAAGGTTGCCGTTTACCCTGGAAATGTATTGGCATTGCACATGTCGAAACCTCACGGCTTCAGGTACAAGAGTGGACAATACATGTTTGTCAATTGCGCAGCTGTCTCTCCTTTCGAGTG GCACCCATTTTCTATCACTTCAGCCCCCGGAGATGACTATCTTAGTGTTCACATCCGAACTGTTGGCGACTGGACTCGACAACTCAGGACTGTTTTCTCTCAG gttTGTCAGCCACCACCCGCTGGAAAAAGTGGACTTCTTAGAGCCGATTTCATGCAAGGAGGAAGCAACCCAAG CTTTCCGAAGATTCTGATAGATGGTCCATATGGGGCACCAGCACAAGACTACAAACAATATGATGTGTTGCTACTAGTGGGATTAGGGATTGGAGCAACACCCATGATCAGTATTGTTAAAgacattattaaaaatttgcaTTCGGATGAGGATTTAGATGTCGAAAGTGGGAGATCATGGCATAGCAAAGAATCCTTCAAAACACAGAAAGCATATTTTTACTGGGTGACGCGCGAACAGGGTTCATTCGACTGGTTTAAAGGAATAATGAACGAAGTGGCGGAGATGGATGAGAAGCATGTAATAGAATTACATAACTATTGCACCAGTGTGTATGAAGAAGGAGATGCAAGATCAGCTTTGATAGCAATGCTTCAATCTTTGCAACATGCTAAGAATGGTGTGGATGTGGTCTCAGGAACAAGAGTTAAATCCCATTTTGCAAAGCCTAATTGGAGACAAGTTTACAAGAGCATTGCTCTTCATCACCCTGATTCTAGAATTG GAGTTTTCTATTGTGGACCACCAGCACTAACAAAGGAGCTAAAGCATTTGGCTTCGGACTTTTCCCACAAGACATCCACTAAGTTTGATTTTCATAAAGAGaacttttaa